GTGTGAAAAAGGATGAGCATCATGCCGATTAATTCTTTTGAAAACTATCCGATGAGCTGGAAGCCATCGATTGATAAAACTAAAAAGCCAATTTATCAAGTACTCGCAGGGCAATTGGAACAGGATATTTTAAACGGAGTTTTATTACCTGGAACAAAACTTCCTCCACAGCGAGAACTGGCCGATTATTTAGATTTAAATTTGAGTACCATTTCAAAAGCGTTAAAAGTGTGTGAGTTAAAGGGATTGTTAAGTGCATCTGTTGGAAGTGGGACTTTTGTATCGTATGATGCATTATCGAATGCGTATTTACTTGAAGATACAAAGCCAAAGCACTTAATTGAAATGGGAGCAACACTTCCAGATCATGCTTCTTATGAGCCGCTGTTACTCCAACTTAAGAGCATGCTGCAAGAAGCCGATTATGAAAAATGGTTTGGTTATGGCCGGACAGGCGAAAGCCTTTGGCATAAGGATGCTGCAATAAAGCTAATCCGAAGAGGTGGGTTTGAAACAACCGCTGATCACATTTTATTTGCAAATGGGGGTCAAAATGCGATTGCTGCGACATTAGCAAGTCTTTGTAAGCCTGGAGATCGCATTGGTGTTGACCATCATACGTACCCTGGTTTAAAAACTGTTGCAGCCATGCTTAGTGTGCAATTAGTACCGATCAAATCAGAGAACGATGAAATGAGTCAAACGGCATTGGAATACGCGTGTAAAAATGACAATATTAAAGGCATTTACTT
Above is a genomic segment from Neobacillus endophyticus containing:
- a CDS encoding aminotransferase-like domain-containing protein, which encodes MPINSFENYPMSWKPSIDKTKKPIYQVLAGQLEQDILNGVLLPGTKLPPQRELADYLDLNLSTISKALKVCELKGLLSASVGSGTFVSYDALSNAYLLEDTKPKHLIEMGATLPDHASYEPLLLQLKSMLQEADYEKWFGYGRTGESLWHKDAAIKLIRRGGFETTADHILFANGGQNAIAATLASLCKPGDRIGVDHHTYPGLKTVAAMLSVQLVPIKSENDEMSQTALEYACKNDNIKGIYLIPDYHNPTASIMSVENRKRIAAIANKYNQFIIEDATYHLLNEKPLPAVASFAPEQVIYIASLSKSIAPGLRLAYVAVPSQFKEPISRALYNLNISVSPLLAELAARTIISNQFEILIEGHREQTICRNHVVNRYLADYTCLGVETGIFRWLLLPGKITGAEFETLAAQHGVQVYAAERFVVGNSCPERAVRVSVCAPETLEELEQGLIILKRLLNELI